From the genome of Leptodactylus fuscus isolate aLepFus1 chromosome 1, aLepFus1.hap2, whole genome shotgun sequence, one region includes:
- the LOC142209310 gene encoding aldehyde dehydrogenase 1A1-like: protein MGLSNPSFVCKYLCDQSELKGEKESQVPSQDKSLSLTNTVLYFTCVAVDKLNMSSEKKEKPAQFNIPTPLSNLEIKYTKIFINNEWHHSVSGKKFPVYNPATGEKICEVEEGDKEDVDIAVKAAREAFQLGSPWRRMNASERGKLLNKLADLIERDIMILSTLESIDAGKTFTSSYFADLPGAIKSLRYCAGWADKNQGRTIPMDGDFFTFTRHEPVGVCGQIIPWNFPLVMFAWKIAPALCCGNTVVIKPAEQTPLTALYMGSLIKEAGIPPGVVNIIPGFGPTAGAAISHHMDIDKVAFTGSTEVGKLIKEAAGKSNLKRVTLELGGKSPVIIFADADLDNAIEQAHQGLFYHQGQCCIAGSRIFVEEPIYDEFVRRSVEKAKQRVLGDPLSPVTQQGPQIDKEQYDRILDLIESGKKEGAKLQCGGGPWGNKGFFIQPTVFSDVKDDMRIAKEEIFGPVQQIMKFSNIDDVIKRANNTTYGLAAGVFTKDLDKAMTISTALQAGTVWINCYSAMSPQCPFGGFKMSGNGREMGEYGLHAYTEVKTVTMKIPQKNS, encoded by the exons ATGGGTTTGTCCAATCCAAGCTTTGTATGCAAATACTTGTGTGACCAATCTGAACTAAAAGGCGAAAAAGAAAGCCAAGTCCCCAGTCAGGATAAAAGCCTCAGCCTGACTAATACTGTACTTTATTTCACCTGTGTTGCAGTAGATAAACTTAACATGTCATCTGAAAAGAAGGAAAAACCtgcccagtttaatatccctacTCCTCTCAGCAACTTGGAAATCAAGTACACCAAG ATCTTTATTAACAATGAATGGCATCATTCAGTCAGTGGTAAGAAATTCCCTGTCTACAACCCAGCCACGGGGGAAAAGATATGTGAGGTAGAAGAAGGAGATAAG GAAGACGTAGATATAGCTGTGAAAGCAGCAAGAGAAGCATTCCAGTTGGGGTCACCATGGCGCAGGATGAATGCTTCTGAGAGGGGTAAACTGTTAAATAAGCTAGCAGACCTCATAGAACGGGACATCATGATTCTAAGT ACTCTGGAATCTATTGACGCAGGAAAGACTTTTACGTCATCTTACTTTGCAGACTTGCCTGGAGCTATTAAATCCTTGCGTTACTGTGCAGGTTGGGCAGACAAAAACCAAGGCCGTACAATACCTATGG ATGGAGATTTCTTTACTTTCACAAGACATGAACCCGTTGGAGTATGTGGTCAAATAATCCCT tggAATTTTCCACTTGTAATGTTTGCTTGGAAAATTGCACCTGCACTCTGCTGTGGCAATACAGTTGTCATCAAGCCAGCCGAACAAACACCGCTGACTGCTCTGTACATGGGATCCTTAATAAAAGAG GCAGGCATTCCCCCCGGAGTAGTGAATATTATCCCTGGATTTGGTCCCACAGCTGGAGCAGCCATATCACATCACATGGACATTGATAAAGTTGCATTCACTGGCTCAACTGAG gTTGGAAAGCTAATAAAAGAAGCTGCTGGAAAGAGTAACCTTAAGAGAGTTACACTGGAGCTCGGAGGAAAAAGCCCAGTTATTATTTTTGCTGATGCCGACT TGGACAATGCAATAGAGCAGGCCCACCAAGGGCTGTTCTATCACCAAGGACAGTGTTGTATAGCTGGATCTCGAATATTTGTGGAAGAACCAATTTATGACGAATTTGTGCGCAGAAGTGTTGAGAAAGCAAAACAACGAGTCCTAGGGGATCCCCTATCACCTGTAACACAGCAAGGTCCACAG ATTGACAAGGAACAATATGACCGAATTCTTGATTTAATTGAAAGTGGAAAGAAGGAAGGGGCAAAACTGCAATGTGGGGGTGGCCCATGGGGCAATAAAGGGTTCTTCATCCAGCCTACTGTCTTCTCAGATGTTAAGGATGACATGCGTATTGCCAAAGAAGAG ATATTTGGTCCTGTACAGCAAATTATGAAGTTCAGCAATATTGATGATGTGATAAAGAGAGCAAACAACACCACGTATGGATTGGCCGCCGGAGTTTTCACTAAAGACCTTGACAAAGCAATGACTATTTCTACTGCTCTTCAGGCAGGAACTGTCTG